One genomic window of Comamonas serinivorans includes the following:
- the pstA gene encoding phosphate ABC transporter permease PstA, which translates to MSQSLTSPATLSLYRRRKFVNSIALTLSMGAMAFGLFWLAWILFEVLHAGISGLSAATFTQMTPAPNAEGGGLANAIYGSLLMVLVATCIGTPIGTMAGIYLAEYSPRGTLAGVTRFVNDILLSAPSIVIGLFMFEMVVVRMHGFSGWAGGLALALIVIPVVIRTTENMLKLVPTGLREAAYALGTPKWKVILAITLRAARAGVITGILLAVARIAGETAPLLFTALNNQFWSSSLSEPTASLPVVIFQYAMSPYENWQQLAWAGVFIITVAVLGLNILARFLTRKKD; encoded by the coding sequence ATGAGCCAATCGCTGACCTCGCCGGCCACGCTGTCGCTGTACCGCCGCCGCAAATTCGTCAACAGCATCGCGTTGACCCTGTCCATGGGCGCCATGGCGTTCGGCCTGTTCTGGCTGGCCTGGATCCTGTTCGAGGTGCTGCACGCCGGCATCTCGGGCCTGAGCGCGGCCACCTTCACGCAGATGACGCCCGCACCCAACGCCGAAGGCGGTGGCCTGGCCAACGCCATCTACGGCTCGCTGCTCATGGTGCTCGTCGCCACCTGCATCGGCACGCCCATCGGCACCATGGCCGGCATCTACCTGGCCGAGTACAGCCCGCGTGGCACGCTGGCCGGCGTCACCCGGTTCGTGAACGACATCCTGCTGTCGGCCCCGTCCATCGTCATCGGCCTGTTCATGTTCGAGATGGTGGTGGTGCGCATGCACGGCTTCTCGGGCTGGGCCGGCGGCCTGGCCCTGGCGCTGATCGTGATCCCCGTGGTGATCCGCACCACCGAGAACATGCTGAAGCTGGTGCCCACCGGTCTGCGCGAAGCCGCCTACGCCCTGGGCACGCCCAAGTGGAAGGTGATCCTGGCGATCACGCTGCGTGCGGCCCGTGCCGGCGTCATCACCGGCATCTTGCTGGCGGTGGCCCGCATCGCCGGTGAAACGGCCCCGCTGCTGTTCACGGCGCTGAACAACCAGTTCTGGAGCTCGAGCCTGTCGGAGCCGACGGCCAGTCTGCCTGTGGTGATCTTCCAGTACGCCATGAGCCCTTACGAAAACTGGCAGCAGCTGGCGTGGGCGGGGGTGTTCATCATCACCGTGGCCGTGCTGGGCCTGAACATCCTCGCACGCTTCCTGACGCGCAAGAAAGACTGA
- the pstB gene encoding phosphate ABC transporter ATP-binding protein PstB — MQSTLNPEVLGTRDVAGAEAPRSKLSIKNLNFYYGKFHALKNINLEIPEKKVTAFIGPSGCGKSTLLRILNRMYELYPEQRAEGQLLLDGENLLDRKLDVALIRAKVGMVFQKPTPFPMSIYDNIAFGVRLFEKLSNSDMDDRVEWALRKAALWNEVKDKLGQSGSGLSGGQQQRLCIARGIAIKPEVLLLDEPCSALDPISTGKIEELIAELKDDYTVVIVTHNMQQAARCSDYTTYMYLGELIEFGPTERLFFKPQRKETEDYITGRFG; from the coding sequence ATGCAATCCACCCTCAACCCCGAAGTCCTCGGCACCCGCGACGTCGCTGGCGCAGAGGCCCCGCGTTCCAAGCTGTCGATCAAGAACCTGAACTTCTACTACGGCAAGTTCCACGCGCTCAAGAACATCAACCTCGAAATCCCCGAGAAGAAGGTCACCGCCTTCATCGGCCCCTCGGGCTGCGGCAAGTCCACGTTGCTGCGCATCCTCAACCGCATGTACGAGCTCTACCCCGAGCAGCGCGCCGAAGGCCAGCTGCTGCTCGACGGCGAAAACCTGCTCGACCGCAAGCTCGACGTGGCGCTGATCCGCGCCAAGGTCGGCATGGTGTTCCAAAAGCCCACGCCGTTCCCGATGTCGATCTACGACAACATCGCCTTTGGCGTGCGCCTGTTTGAAAAGCTCAGCAACTCGGACATGGACGACCGCGTGGAGTGGGCACTGCGCAAGGCCGCGCTGTGGAACGAGGTCAAGGACAAGCTGGGCCAGAGTGGCTCGGGCCTGTCGGGCGGTCAGCAGCAACGGCTGTGCATCGCACGCGGCATCGCCATCAAACCCGAAGTGCTGCTGCTCGATGAGCCCTGTTCGGCGCTGGACCCGATCTCGACCGGCAAAATCGAGGAGCTGATTGCCGAGCTCAAGGACGACTACACCGTGGTCATCGTGACGCACAACATGCAGCAGGCCGCCCGTTGCAGCGACTACACCACCTACATGTACCTGGGTGAGCTGATCGAGTTCGGCCCCACGGAACGCCTGTTCTTCAAGCCGCAGCGCAAAGAGACCGAGGACTACATCACGGGCCGCTTTGGCTGA
- the phoU gene encoding phosphate signaling complex protein PhoU, with the protein MVEKHLSSQFDSELNTVSTRVLEMGGLVENQIQQVVYALANLSSDVAESVIRNEVRVNELEMEIDHDLTSIIARRQPTARDLRLLLAISKTTANLERVGDEATKIARMVKSVLESGVVRSLPAHELRISADMASGMIRQVLDAFARLDVPTAYRILKEDDKIDAEFDGFVRKLITYMMEDPRTISSALDLVFVAKAIERIGDHAKNIAEQIIYIVDGDDVRHSTSSSANHQRPMSAEVSKVTP; encoded by the coding sequence ATGGTCGAGAAACACCTCTCCAGCCAGTTCGACAGCGAACTGAACACCGTTTCCACGCGCGTGCTGGAAATGGGTGGCCTGGTCGAAAACCAGATCCAGCAAGTCGTGTACGCGCTGGCCAATCTCTCGTCCGATGTCGCGGAAAGCGTGATCCGCAACGAGGTGCGCGTCAATGAACTGGAAATGGAGATCGACCACGACCTCACCAGCATCATCGCGCGGCGCCAGCCCACGGCGCGCGACCTGCGCCTGCTGCTGGCCATCTCCAAGACGACGGCCAACCTCGAGCGCGTGGGCGACGAGGCCACCAAGATCGCGCGCATGGTCAAGTCCGTGCTCGAGTCCGGCGTGGTGCGCTCGCTGCCCGCGCACGAGCTGCGCATCTCGGCCGACATGGCCTCGGGCATGATCCGCCAGGTGCTGGACGCCTTTGCCCGCCTGGACGTGCCCACGGCCTACCGCATCCTGAAGGAAGACGACAAGATCGACGCCGAGTTCGACGGCTTCGTGCGCAAGCTCATCACCTACATGATGGAAGACCCGCGCACCATCTCGTCGGCCCTGGACCTGGTCTTCGTGGCCAAGGCCATCGAGCGCATCGGCGACCACGCCAAGAACATCGCCGAGCAGATCATCTACATCGTCGACGGCGATGACGTGCGCCACTCGACCTCGTCGAGCGCCAACCATCAACGCCCCATGAGTGCAGAGGTTTCCAAGGTCACGCCATGA
- the phoB gene encoding phosphate regulon transcriptional regulator PhoB has translation MKNMPRVLVVEDESAIAELIAVNLRHNGFAPTWAMDSESAQRELDAVLPDVILLDWMLPGESGLSLLKKWRAHERTKGVPIIMLTARSDEADRVAGLDVGADDYMVKPFSTKEMLARLRAVLRRRSPEHAGGQVAIGELLLDAGTHRVSFRDQPLKVGPTEFKLLHYFMQHPERVHSRGQLLDRVWGDHVFIEERTVDVHVKRLREALGDAGAMIETVRGAGYRLTAQPLLQAKRGAGAGAASDRGMGGLSLAG, from the coding sequence ATGAAGAACATGCCCCGCGTGCTGGTGGTGGAGGACGAATCGGCCATCGCCGAGCTGATCGCCGTCAACCTGCGCCACAACGGCTTTGCCCCGACCTGGGCCATGGACAGCGAAAGCGCGCAGCGCGAACTCGACGCCGTGCTGCCCGACGTCATCCTGCTGGACTGGATGCTGCCCGGTGAGAGCGGTCTGTCGCTGCTGAAGAAGTGGCGCGCGCACGAACGCACCAAGGGCGTGCCCATCATCATGCTGACCGCCCGCAGCGACGAGGCCGACCGGGTCGCGGGGCTGGACGTGGGGGCGGACGACTACATGGTCAAGCCGTTCTCGACCAAGGAAATGCTGGCGCGCCTGCGGGCCGTGCTGCGCCGCCGCTCGCCCGAACACGCGGGCGGGCAGGTGGCGATTGGCGAGTTGCTGCTCGACGCGGGTACGCACCGCGTGAGCTTCCGCGACCAGCCGCTCAAGGTGGGGCCCACCGAGTTCAAGCTGCTGCATTACTTCATGCAGCACCCCGAGCGCGTGCACAGCCGCGGCCAGCTGCTGGACCGCGTCTGGGGTGACCACGTGTTCATCGAAGAGCGCACCGTGGACGTCCACGTCAAGCGCCTGCGCGAGGCCCTGGGCGATGCCGGCGCCATGATCGAGACCGTGCGCGGCGCGGGCTACCGCCTCACGGCCCAGCCTCTGCTGCAGGCCAAGCGCGGCGCGGGCGCCGGCGCGGCCAGCGATCGCGGCATGGGCGGCCTGAGCCTGGCGGGCTGA
- a CDS encoding ATP-binding protein, producing the protein MLARLFFVVVGLVAAGALGWHLADWPGATVGVALAAIGLQLIDLVSAARVLGWLRQSLEQDLSDPPRVMGAWREAADRMRRRMRQGNQKLDAAGAKLDSFLDAIQASPNGVMLLDAQGRIEWMNASACLHFDLDAEHDHLQHVANLVRDPLFADYLHAQMKAKPPAERAAAPSARPGPGNVVVAGSANAQGGGITLLRWTQAQSVLKVQLHPYGDGQRLLLSQDFTAMAKAESMQRDFVANVSHEIRTPLTVLAGFIETLQTLPLEDAERARYLDLMAKQADRQQALISDLLTLSKLEGRARPGTDERFEVQAMAAEYQEQAQALSEQVWAEGPPQQLSFEGGAGLHIVGSRSEWLSACTNLISNAIRYSGPGGRVNVSWTVLPDGQAEFAVSDNGPGIAPEHVARLSERFYRVDNSRSRESGGTGLGLAITRQVAQRHGGELLIQSTLGKGSRFALRVPAARARLVHDGQAKAA; encoded by the coding sequence ATGCTGGCACGTCTTTTCTTTGTGGTGGTGGGCCTGGTCGCGGCGGGGGCGCTGGGCTGGCACCTGGCGGACTGGCCGGGCGCCACCGTCGGCGTGGCCCTCGCCGCCATCGGCCTGCAGCTCATCGACCTGGTGAGCGCGGCGCGCGTGCTGGGTTGGCTGCGCCAGAGCCTGGAGCAGGACCTGAGCGACCCGCCCCGCGTGATGGGCGCCTGGCGCGAAGCGGCCGACCGCATGCGCCGCCGCATGCGCCAGGGCAACCAGAAGCTGGACGCGGCCGGCGCCAAGCTCGATTCCTTCCTCGACGCCATCCAGGCCTCGCCAAACGGCGTGATGCTGCTGGACGCGCAGGGCCGCATCGAGTGGATGAACGCCTCGGCCTGCCTGCATTTCGACCTCGACGCCGAGCACGATCACCTGCAGCACGTGGCCAACCTCGTGCGCGACCCCCTGTTCGCCGACTACCTGCACGCCCAGATGAAGGCCAAGCCTCCGGCCGAGCGCGCCGCGGCCCCGTCCGCACGCCCGGGGCCGGGCAATGTGGTGGTGGCCGGCTCGGCCAACGCCCAGGGCGGCGGCATCACGCTGCTGCGTTGGACGCAGGCGCAATCGGTGCTCAAGGTGCAGCTGCACCCCTACGGCGACGGGCAGCGGCTGCTGCTGTCGCAGGACTTCACGGCCATGGCCAAGGCCGAATCCATGCAGCGCGATTTCGTGGCCAACGTGTCGCACGAAATCCGCACCCCGCTGACCGTGCTGGCGGGCTTCATCGAAACCCTGCAGACCTTGCCGCTGGAAGACGCCGAACGCGCCCGCTACCTGGACCTGATGGCCAAACAGGCCGACCGCCAGCAGGCCTTGATCAGCGACCTGCTGACCCTGTCCAAGCTGGAAGGCCGCGCGCGGCCCGGCACCGACGAGCGTTTCGAGGTGCAGGCGATGGCCGCCGAGTACCAAGAGCAGGCGCAGGCGCTGTCCGAGCAGGTCTGGGCCGAGGGACCGCCCCAGCAGCTCAGCTTCGAGGGCGGGGCCGGACTGCACATCGTGGGCAGCCGTAGCGAATGGCTGAGCGCCTGCACCAACCTGATCAGCAACGCCATCCGCTACAGCGGCCCCGGTGGCCGCGTGAACGTGAGTTGGACCGTGCTGCCCGATGGCCAGGCCGAATTCGCCGTGAGCGACAACGGCCCCGGCATTGCGCCCGAGCACGTTGCGCGTCTGTCCGAGCGCTTTTACCGCGTGGACAACAGCCGCTCGCGCGAGTCGGGCGGCACCGGCCTGGGCCTGGCCATCACGCGCCAGGTGGCCCAGCGCCATGGCGGCGAGCTGCTGATCCAGAGCACCCTGGGCAAGGGCTCGCGCTTCGCCCTGCGCGTGCCGGCAGCGCGTGCCCGGCTGGTGCACGACGGCCAGGCCAAGGCCGCGTGA
- the acpS gene encoding holo-ACP synthase — protein sequence MSTTPVPPPQLAASPLPFSSAIYGIGTDVCDIRRIRDTFGRHGERFVQRVLSEGEQAVWRRRSERWPERGVRYLATRFSAKEAFSKAIGVGMHWPMQWRWCEIANAASGQPHIVLHGDLKPWCDERGLRFHITVSDESDYATSFCVAERGPVA from the coding sequence ATGAGCACCACGCCTGTTCCCCCACCGCAGCTGGCCGCGTCGCCGCTGCCCTTCAGCTCGGCCATCTACGGCATCGGCACCGACGTGTGCGACATCCGCCGCATCCGCGACACCTTCGGGCGCCACGGCGAGCGCTTCGTGCAGCGCGTGCTGTCCGAGGGCGAGCAGGCGGTCTGGCGCCGCCGCAGCGAGCGCTGGCCCGAGCGCGGCGTGCGCTACCTGGCGACGCGGTTTTCGGCCAAGGAGGCGTTCTCCAAGGCCATCGGCGTGGGCATGCACTGGCCCATGCAGTGGCGCTGGTGCGAAATCGCCAACGCCGCCAGCGGGCAGCCGCACATCGTGCTGCACGGCGACCTCAAGCCCTGGTGCGACGAGCGCGGCCTGCGCTTTCACATCACCGTCAGCGACGAGAGCGACTACGCCACCAGCTTCTGCGTGGCCGAGCGCGGGCCCGTGGCCTGA
- the nagZ gene encoding beta-N-acetylhexosaminidase has translation MLEHAPLILDVAGTSLTTDDRRRLAHPLVGGVILFTRNWASRTQLTELCAAIKRVRPDLLIAADHEGGRVQRFRTDGFTHLPSMRTLGELWLNDGRGANARAGQGAMRAQNAATAAGYVLAAELRACGVDFSFTPVLDLDWGDSQVIGDRAFHADARVVATLAKSLMLGLLQAGMANCGKHFPGHGFVAADSHVALPVDKRSLKAILADDAMPYAWLQTALTAVMPAHVIYSRVDKRPAGFSARWLQDVLRARLGFEGAIVSDDLSMAAARQLDGRELSFAEAALEALRAGCDLALICNQSLGGGAVLDEVIDTVARAVVQGGWQPSRASALRRQALLPATPALDWDSLMVSPRYRQALALLP, from the coding sequence ATGCTTGAACACGCCCCCCTCATCCTTGACGTTGCCGGCACCAGCCTGACGACCGACGACCGCCGCCGGCTGGCCCACCCGCTCGTGGGTGGCGTCATCCTCTTCACGCGCAACTGGGCCAGCCGCACCCAGCTGACCGAGCTGTGCGCCGCCATCAAGCGCGTGCGGCCCGACCTGCTGATTGCCGCCGACCACGAAGGCGGCCGCGTGCAGCGCTTCCGCACCGACGGTTTCACGCACCTGCCCAGCATGCGCACGCTGGGCGAGCTGTGGCTGAACGACGGCCGGGGTGCGAATGCCCGTGCCGGTCAGGGCGCCATGCGGGCCCAGAACGCCGCCACGGCCGCCGGTTATGTGCTGGCGGCCGAGCTGCGCGCCTGTGGCGTCGATTTCAGCTTCACGCCCGTGCTCGACCTGGACTGGGGCGACAGCCAGGTGATCGGCGACCGCGCCTTCCATGCCGACGCGCGCGTGGTGGCCACGCTGGCCAAAAGCCTGATGTTGGGGCTGCTGCAGGCTGGCATGGCCAACTGCGGCAAGCATTTTCCGGGGCATGGCTTCGTGGCGGCAGACTCGCACGTGGCCCTGCCGGTGGACAAGCGGTCGCTCAAGGCCATCCTGGCCGACGACGCCATGCCCTACGCCTGGCTGCAGACCGCGCTCACCGCCGTGATGCCGGCGCACGTTATCTACTCACGCGTGGACAAGCGACCCGCCGGCTTCTCGGCCCGCTGGCTGCAGGACGTGCTGCGTGCGCGCCTGGGGTTCGAGGGCGCCATCGTCAGCGACGACCTGTCGATGGCGGCGGCCCGCCAGCTCGACGGCCGTGAGCTGAGCTTTGCCGAGGCCGCCCTCGAGGCTTTGCGGGCGGGCTGCGATCTGGCGCTGATCTGCAACCAGTCCCTGGGCGGCGGCGCCGTGCTCGACGAGGTCATCGACACCGTGGCCCGCGCCGTGGTGCAGGGAGGCTGGCAGCCCAGCCGCGCCAGCGCCCTGCGTCGCCAGGCGCTGTTGCCGGCCACGCCCGCCCTCGATTGGGACAGCCTGATGGTGAGCCCGCGCTATCGGCAGGCCCTGGCGCTGTTGCCGTGA
- the aroQ gene encoding type II 3-dehydroquinate dehydratase → MKTAFVFNGPNLNLLGQREPQVYGHHTLADVQALCAQACAELGLALDFRQSNHEGDLIDWIHAAGQAQQAGQAVGAVINAGAYTHTSVALHDAIKGAQLRVIELHISNVHAREAFRHHSYLSPVSQAVMCGFGVAGYALALRGLADGA, encoded by the coding sequence ATGAAAACCGCCTTCGTCTTCAACGGCCCCAACCTCAACCTGCTGGGCCAGCGTGAGCCGCAGGTCTATGGCCACCACACCCTGGCCGACGTGCAGGCCTTGTGCGCGCAAGCCTGTGCCGAGCTGGGCCTGGCGCTGGACTTTCGCCAAAGCAACCACGAGGGCGACCTGATCGACTGGATCCACGCCGCCGGCCAGGCGCAGCAGGCGGGCCAGGCCGTGGGGGCCGTCATCAACGCCGGGGCCTACACGCACACCAGCGTGGCCCTGCACGACGCCATCAAGGGCGCGCAGCTGCGCGTGATCGAGCTGCACATCAGCAACGTGCACGCGCGCGAGGCCTTTCGCCACCACAGCTACCTCTCGCCCGTGTCGCAAGCCGTGATGTGTGGCTTTGGCGTGGCCGGCTATGCGCTGGCCCTGCGCGGCCTGGCGGATGGCGCATGA
- a CDS encoding alpha/beta hydrolase: protein MPLIDTPPSLPEAVRSRLAQATRFFTPVDGGRMSWYAWGNAHSAQPPVVLFHGGSGSWTHWVHAILPLVDAGRYVVAADLPGFGQSDKPDRGGDADALSEPLAQGLANLFEGRPIHLVGFSFGGLSAGLMLAAEAERERRGEPRRVNAQRMVFVGAPAMGVVPERQFELKAWRHLETEAERDAIHKYNLGALMLAHPQNIEGLAFEIHKANMANDRGGRRRLAHTDILARSLPPVTSEVYAIYGQYDALYKAWIGQLEAAYRQAAPQFKGMQLIEGAGHWVQFEAPEAFNTALAQVLA from the coding sequence GTGCCGTTGATCGATACCCCCCCGTCCTTGCCCGAAGCCGTGCGCAGCCGCCTGGCCCAGGCCACGCGTTTTTTCACCCCCGTCGATGGCGGCCGCATGAGCTGGTACGCCTGGGGCAACGCCCACAGCGCGCAGCCGCCCGTGGTGTTGTTCCACGGCGGCAGCGGCAGCTGGACGCATTGGGTGCACGCGATCTTGCCGCTGGTCGATGCCGGCCGCTACGTGGTGGCGGCCGACCTGCCGGGCTTCGGCCAATCGGACAAGCCCGACCGCGGCGGCGATGCCGACGCGCTGAGCGAGCCCCTGGCGCAGGGGTTGGCCAACCTGTTCGAGGGCCGGCCGATCCACCTCGTCGGCTTCTCGTTCGGCGGCCTGTCGGCTGGCCTGATGCTGGCGGCTGAAGCCGAGCGTGAGCGCCGGGGCGAGCCCCGGCGCGTCAACGCACAGCGCATGGTGTTCGTGGGCGCGCCCGCCATGGGCGTGGTGCCCGAGCGCCAGTTCGAGCTCAAGGCCTGGCGCCACCTCGAGACCGAGGCCGAGCGCGACGCCATCCACAAGTACAACCTGGGCGCGCTCATGCTGGCGCACCCGCAGAACATCGAAGGCCTGGCTTTCGAGATCCACAAGGCCAACATGGCCAACGACCGCGGCGGCCGTCGCCGCCTCGCGCACACCGACATCCTCGCGCGCTCGCTGCCCCCGGTGACCAGCGAGGTCTATGCCATCTACGGCCAGTACGACGCGCTCTACAAAGCCTGGATCGGCCAGCTCGAAGCCGCCTACCGGCAGGCCGCGCCGCAGTTCAAGGGCATGCAGCTCATCGAGGGCGCGGGCCACTGGGTGCAGTTCGAAGCGCCCGAGGCCTTCAACACCGCGCTGGCCCAGGTGTTGGCCTGA
- a CDS encoding AMP-binding protein, whose product MTGASATQPWLQQYAPGQPARITPQFSHMIDLLAAALAAAPDRPFIRYFDGQLTLREVDAAADALAAQLQARGFAPGDRLAVYTQNNPAFVIGLLAAWKAGGVAVPVNPMNKQRELRYILGNSGAQALLCLDELWHEVVAPMLAQGDGSQGDGAQNDDGPLALKTVVTTSALDWQSRTDRRVLSHSERLPVPHGVVDLLAIARSGDRPRPLASVPSANDLALLTYTSGTTGKPKGAMNTHGNLAFNAQVYRDWVGVQADDVVLGLAPLFHITGLVGHMALALRVPCTLVLCHRFTPEVMLDAIRETRPTFTIGAITAFLALMNHPGVTRADFASFRAIYSGGAPIAPATADAFERLTGHVIHNAFGMTETCSPSHMVPLGVKPPVDPVSGAMSIGVPVYNTTVRIVNDAGQEAAVGEIGEIVSAGPQIMRGYWHMPEATEAALLHGGMRTGDVGFMDERGWFYLVDRKKDMINAGGYKVWPREVEDVLYQHPAVREVAVVGVPDAYRGETVKAVVSLKAGHQATADELIAHCKANMAAYKYPRLIEFRDELPKTVTGKILRREVR is encoded by the coding sequence ATGACCGGCGCCAGCGCCACCCAGCCCTGGCTGCAGCAGTACGCCCCGGGGCAGCCCGCCCGCATCACGCCGCAGTTCAGCCACATGATCGACCTGCTGGCCGCGGCCCTGGCCGCCGCGCCCGACCGGCCCTTCATCCGCTACTTCGACGGCCAGCTCACGCTGCGCGAGGTCGACGCGGCCGCCGACGCCCTGGCCGCCCAGCTGCAGGCGCGCGGCTTTGCGCCTGGCGACCGCCTGGCCGTCTACACCCAGAACAACCCGGCCTTCGTCATCGGCCTGCTGGCGGCCTGGAAAGCCGGTGGCGTGGCCGTGCCGGTCAACCCCATGAACAAGCAGCGCGAGCTGCGCTACATCCTCGGCAACTCGGGCGCGCAGGCGCTGCTGTGCCTGGACGAGCTGTGGCATGAGGTCGTCGCGCCCATGCTGGCCCAGGGCGATGGCTCCCAAGGTGATGGCGCCCAGAACGACGACGGTCCGCTGGCCCTGAAGACGGTGGTGACCACCAGCGCCCTCGACTGGCAATCGCGCACCGACCGGCGCGTGCTCAGCCACAGCGAGCGCCTGCCGGTTCCCCACGGCGTGGTCGACCTGCTGGCCATCGCCCGCAGCGGCGACCGGCCGCGGCCGCTGGCCAGCGTCCCCAGCGCCAACGACCTGGCGCTGCTGACCTACACCTCGGGCACCACGGGCAAGCCCAAGGGCGCCATGAACACGCACGGCAACCTGGCCTTCAACGCCCAGGTCTACCGCGACTGGGTCGGCGTGCAGGCCGACGACGTGGTGCTGGGGCTCGCGCCGCTGTTCCACATCACGGGCCTGGTGGGCCACATGGCGCTGGCGCTGAGGGTGCCGTGCACGCTGGTGCTGTGCCACCGCTTCACCCCCGAGGTGATGCTGGATGCCATCCGCGAGACGCGCCCGACCTTCACCATCGGCGCCATCACGGCCTTCCTGGCGCTGATGAACCACCCGGGCGTGACGCGCGCCGATTTCGCCAGCTTCAGGGCCATCTACTCGGGCGGCGCGCCCATCGCACCGGCCACGGCCGACGCGTTCGAGCGCCTGACCGGCCACGTCATCCACAACGCCTTCGGCATGACCGAGACCTGCTCGCCCTCGCACATGGTGCCGCTGGGGGTGAAGCCCCCGGTCGACCCGGTGAGCGGCGCGATGTCGATCGGCGTGCCGGTCTACAACACCACGGTGCGCATCGTGAACGACGCCGGCCAGGAGGCCGCGGTGGGTGAAATCGGCGAAATCGTCTCGGCCGGGCCGCAGATCATGCGCGGCTACTGGCACATGCCCGAAGCCACCGAAGCCGCGCTGCTGCACGGCGGCATGCGCACCGGCGACGTGGGCTTCATGGACGAGCGCGGCTGGTTCTACCTGGTCGACCGCAAAAAGGACATGATCAACGCGGGCGGCTACAAGGTCTGGCCGCGCGAGGTGGAAGACGTGCTCTACCAGCACCCCGCCGTGCGCGAGGTCGCCGTGGTCGGCGTGCCCGATGCCTACCGCGGCGAAACCGTCAAAGCCGTGGTCTCGCTCAAGGCCGGCCACCAGGCCACGGCCGACGAGCTGATCGCCCACTGCAAGGCCAACATGGCCGCCTACAAATACCCGCGCCTGATCGAGTTCCGCGACGAGCTGCCCAAGACCGTGACCGGCAAGATCCTGCGCCGCGAGGTGCGCTGA
- a CDS encoding quinone-dependent dihydroorotate dehydrogenase, which produces MDPESAHEHMMDALAKLQHSPLACAWGNPQVNDPIRLAGMDLPNRVGLAAGLDKNARCIDAFAAMGFGLVEVGTVTPLAQPGNPKPRMFRLPEHDALINRLGFNNDGLQAFVRNVKAARCRQPGARATATRMRLGLNIGKNAATPIERATDDYLIGLAGVYPHADYVTVNISSPNTKNLRELQGDEALDALLATLMGRRAELAQEHGAEKPLFVKIAPDLDDAQVAVIAATLKRHGCDADSGQPTQRLGVIATNTTLNRDAVASHRHAGEAGGLSGKPVFAASNAVIRQLRAALGPDFPLIGVGGIGSGADAVTKLRAGADAVQIYTGLIYKGPALVHEAAQAIAQATAKAHTQG; this is translated from the coding sequence ATGGACCCCGAATCCGCCCACGAGCACATGATGGATGCGCTGGCCAAGCTGCAGCACAGCCCCCTGGCCTGCGCCTGGGGCAACCCGCAGGTGAACGACCCGATCCGCCTGGCCGGCATGGACCTGCCCAACCGCGTGGGCCTGGCCGCGGGGCTGGACAAGAACGCGCGCTGCATCGACGCCTTTGCCGCCATGGGCTTCGGCCTGGTCGAAGTCGGCACCGTCACCCCGCTGGCCCAGCCCGGCAACCCCAAACCCCGCATGTTCCGCCTGCCCGAGCACGACGCGCTCATCAACCGCCTGGGCTTCAACAACGACGGGCTGCAGGCCTTTGTGCGCAACGTGAAGGCGGCGCGCTGCCGCCAGCCCGGCGCCCGCGCCACGGCCACGCGCATGCGCCTGGGGCTGAACATCGGCAAGAACGCCGCCACCCCCATCGAGCGGGCCACCGACGACTACCTGATCGGCCTGGCCGGCGTCTACCCCCATGCCGACTACGTGACGGTCAACATCTCAAGCCCCAACACCAAGAACCTGCGCGAGCTGCAGGGCGACGAGGCCCTGGACGCGCTGCTGGCCACGCTGATGGGCCGCCGCGCCGAGCTGGCGCAGGAGCACGGCGCCGAGAAGCCCTTGTTCGTCAAGATCGCGCCCGACCTCGACGACGCCCAGGTCGCCGTCATCGCCGCCACGCTCAAGCGCCATGGCTGCGACGCCGACAGCGGCCAGCCCACGCAGCGCCTGGGCGTGATCGCCACCAACACCACGCTGAACCGCGACGCCGTGGCCAGCCACCGCCATGCGGGCGAAGCGGGCGGCCTCTCGGGCAAGCCGGTCTTCGCGGCCAGCAACGCCGTCATCCGGCAGCTGCGGGCCGCGCTCGGCCCCGACTTTCCCCTCATCGGCGTGGGCGGCATCGGCTCGGGCGCCGACGCCGTGACCAAGCTCCGTGCCGGCGCCGACGCCGTGCAGATCTACACCGGGCTGATCTACAAGGGCCCGGCCCTGGTGCACGAAGCGGCCCAGGCCATTGCCCAGGCAACTGCCAAGGCGCACACCCAGGGCTGA